From a single Syntrophorhabdales bacterium genomic region:
- a CDS encoding MdtA/MuxA family multidrug efflux RND transporter periplasmic adaptor subunit has translation MPAQEAESNAQSHYTGSSSRRKRWWIFLLVICLLAVGVYALLVKTGKIPFGGSANQAKAPPPGLPVVAVPAKKGDFNIFITGLGAVTPVYTVTVKSRVDGQLMEVLYREGQMVKQGDLLAVIDPRPFQVQLMQAEGQLARDEALLKNAVIDVERYRVLWQQDSVQKQQLDTQEALVRQYEGVVKTDRGLIDSAKLQLIYCRIMSPISGRVGLRLVDPGNIVHATDPNGLLVITQLQPITVIFPISEDYLPLVVPKLRAGKELIVEAYDREDKHKLAVGSLLTIDNQVDPTTGTVKFRAIFPNKGDELFPNQFVNAHLLVDLRVGATIVQTSAIQRGPRGTYVYVVNKDKTVTQRLSEIGETQRGQTIIKAGVEPGELVVVDGAERLRDGARVEVKVQADDRTPKGGR, from the coding sequence ATGCCCGCACAAGAAGCCGAAAGTAACGCACAATCACACTACACAGGCTCGTCTTCGCGGCGCAAACGCTGGTGGATATTCCTTCTGGTAATCTGCCTGCTGGCCGTCGGGGTTTATGCGCTTCTCGTCAAGACGGGGAAAATACCTTTTGGAGGTAGTGCTAATCAGGCTAAGGCCCCTCCTCCCGGCCTTCCCGTCGTGGCGGTCCCGGCAAAGAAGGGCGACTTCAATATTTTTATCACGGGACTTGGCGCGGTTACCCCTGTTTACACGGTGACAGTAAAGAGCCGCGTCGATGGTCAGTTGATGGAGGTGCTCTATCGCGAAGGCCAGATGGTGAAGCAGGGAGACCTTCTTGCCGTTATCGACCCTCGGCCTTTTCAAGTCCAACTCATGCAGGCTGAGGGGCAATTGGCCCGTGATGAGGCACTGCTGAAGAACGCCGTTATTGACGTGGAACGCTACCGTGTGCTCTGGCAGCAGGATTCAGTTCAGAAGCAGCAGCTTGACACGCAGGAGGCGTTGGTCCGCCAATACGAAGGAGTAGTGAAGACGGACCGCGGATTGATCGACAGCGCGAAGCTTCAACTCATCTACTGTCGTATCATGTCGCCGATAAGCGGCAGAGTGGGCCTGAGGCTCGTGGATCCCGGCAATATTGTTCATGCGACCGATCCTAACGGTCTCCTCGTCATCACGCAGCTTCAGCCTATCACAGTGATCTTTCCAATTTCGGAAGATTACCTTCCTCTCGTGGTCCCCAAGCTCAGGGCGGGCAAGGAATTGATTGTCGAGGCCTATGATCGGGAGGACAAGCACAAGCTTGCAGTAGGATCGTTGCTCACCATCGACAACCAGGTGGATCCTACAACGGGCACGGTTAAATTCAGGGCGATTTTCCCGAACAAGGGAGACGAGCTTTTCCCCAATCAGTTTGTCAACGCGCATCTGCTGGTTGACCTCAGAGTTGGGGCCACGATCGTCCAGACTTCCGCAATACAGCGCGGCCCGCGGGGCACTTATGTGTATGTGGTAAACAAGGACAAGACGGTGACGCAGCGCCTGTCCGAGATTGGAGAAACCCAGCGCGGTCAAACCATCATAAAGGCAGGCGTGGAGCCGGGTGAACTGGTCGTTGTCGATGGCGCGGAAAGGCTGCGAGACGGCGCACGGGTGGAGGTGAAGGTCCAGGCGGATGATAGAACGCCTAAAGGCGGCCGATGA